Part of the Candidatus Nanoarchaeia archaeon genome, CTTTAGTTTTGACTCGTGGCCGAGAATATCCTGCTTGATGGCCTGGAATGATCTCCTCAAACTCTCCTGAATCTGTGATAAATCTTCCCCCATGAGAACAAGGCAAGTGAGAAGAGTATAAATACTTTTATATAGCTCGGAGGGTATGTTTCAGGACTATGATCGTGGTTAATACGTCTAAAAAAAGAGTATTGGCACAGGATGCCGAAGAGAGGGATACATTCCTAGGCAATGGGCTCGGCCTGATGTTTCGGAAGCGCCAAAGCATGATATTGAGTTTCCCTAGTGAAGGCATCCGTGCTCTCCATATGTGGTTTGTTTTCTTTCCTATTGATGTTCTTTTTCTTGATAAGTCACAGAAAGTTGTTGAGATAAAGGAAAACTTTGTTCCGTGGTCTGTTTACTTCCCGAGGAAGAAGGCAAGATATGTTGTTGAGATCCCGAAAGGATGGACAAAGAAAAGTAAAACCGATATTGGGGATAGGATTGTTTTTAGACAAGGTAATATTTAAAAGCACAGCTTTGTTCTTTTCCATATGGAGACGAAAACATATCTTTGGCTTCTGGGAGCTGCTGTGCTTGTATTCTTCTGGCCCGCGGTGCTCCACCCAACCGCAGTGCTCAGCGCGGGGGATTTAACTCAGGTTTATTCCTATTATTATTGGATTATGAGAGAAGAATGGGATTCAGATGTGTTTTCTCTCTGGGATCCCTATAACTATGGAGGCATGCCTCATAAGCTACCTACCGCTTCATTTTACCCG contains:
- a CDS encoding DUF192 domain-containing protein — encoded protein: MIVVNTSKKRVLAQDAEERDTFLGNGLGLMFRKRQSMILSFPSEGIRALHMWFVFFPIDVLFLDKSQKVVEIKENFVPWSVYFPRKKARYVVEIPKGWTKKSKTDIGDRIVFRQGNI